Proteins encoded in a region of the Rhizobium sp. CC-YZS058 genome:
- a CDS encoding FAD-dependent monooxygenase, whose translation MDRIHPIYDVVIAGAGPVGLFLANELLIAGVSVLVLEKAKDPGSSLKKLPFGMRGLSAPSLEAFYRRGMLDEISMPSVTPKSDVGRDVSAAHWSHQSRRPAGHFAGIQFFHDMIDEQRWSHRLAGSAGTHLATTMEQVETVLSARLEVKGIEILFDHQVDDLQPSADGVTLTAGGSTFRGRWLVGCDGGRSMVRRLGGFEFVGTDPEFTGYSALVEMEDPDRLRVGRHYTETGMYTYQKPGTIAMVDFDGGASHRTQPLTLDHVQSVLCHVCRMDITLKALRLAATWTDRAYQTTAYRSGRIVLAGDAAHIHSPLGGQGLNLGLGDAMNLGWKLAATVLGTAPGGLLDSYTHERHPVGAQVLDWSRAQVALMRPSRSSRALEAIVRDLIETSDGATYFAERVWGTCLRYDLGSTDPLVGASAPDFEFEDGSRPGDHLRKGKGLVVDFGAGLLRRCDLEGEVEYIRSGVKDRLGLSALLVRPDGVVAWVARTATDFQEFEQAAGKWFRFGTP comes from the coding sequence ATGGACAGAATCCATCCAATCTACGATGTCGTGATTGCTGGAGCGGGACCGGTTGGCCTGTTTCTCGCAAACGAGCTTCTCATTGCAGGGGTCTCGGTTCTCGTACTCGAAAAGGCAAAGGACCCCGGCTCCAGCCTCAAGAAGCTCCCCTTCGGCATGCGCGGACTTTCCGCTCCCAGCCTGGAAGCATTCTACCGCCGGGGAATGCTTGATGAGATCTCGATGCCTTCGGTTACTCCCAAGTCCGATGTTGGCAGGGATGTCTCCGCGGCACACTGGTCGCATCAGTCACGTAGGCCCGCCGGTCACTTCGCGGGTATCCAGTTCTTTCACGACATGATCGATGAACAACGATGGTCCCATAGGCTGGCCGGCTCCGCCGGCACGCACCTCGCGACAACGATGGAACAGGTCGAGACCGTTCTATCGGCTCGGTTGGAAGTCAAGGGCATCGAGATCCTGTTCGATCACCAAGTAGATGATCTTCAGCCGTCCGCCGATGGTGTGACCCTCACAGCAGGAGGCTCGACGTTCCGCGGCCGCTGGCTCGTCGGCTGCGACGGCGGCCGGAGCATGGTGCGTAGACTTGGCGGGTTCGAATTCGTCGGAACCGATCCTGAGTTCACAGGATACTCCGCTCTCGTGGAAATGGAGGATCCCGACCGGCTTCGTGTCGGCAGACACTACACGGAGACCGGGATGTATACATACCAGAAGCCCGGCACGATCGCGATGGTCGACTTCGACGGCGGCGCTTCGCACCGCACGCAGCCGCTCACCCTCGATCATGTCCAGTCGGTCCTGTGCCACGTGTGCAGAATGGACATCACGCTCAAGGCATTGCGGCTGGCGGCGACCTGGACCGATCGTGCCTACCAGACAACGGCCTACCGCAGCGGACGCATAGTACTTGCGGGCGACGCCGCCCATATCCATTCCCCACTCGGTGGCCAGGGGCTCAACCTCGGGCTCGGCGACGCCATGAACCTCGGCTGGAAACTTGCGGCCACCGTTCTTGGGACAGCACCCGGAGGTCTTCTCGACAGCTACACGCATGAAAGGCATCCAGTCGGCGCTCAGGTCCTCGACTGGTCCCGTGCGCAGGTCGCGCTCATGCGACCTAGTCGCAGTTCGAGGGCGCTCGAGGCGATCGTCCGCGATCTTATCGAGACTAGCGACGGTGCGACATACTTCGCCGAACGCGTATGGGGGACCTGTCTGCGCTATGACCTCGGCAGTACCGATCCTCTGGTTGGAGCGAGTGCACCAGACTTCGAGTTCGAAGACGGCAGCAGGCCCGGCGACCATCTGAGGAAGGGCAAAGGACTCGTAGTGGACTTCGGGGCCGGTCTGCTCCGCCGATGCGATCTCGAAGGAGAGGTGGAATACATAAGGAGCGGCGTAAAGGATCGGCTCGGACTTTCGGCGCTGCTCGTAAGACCGGACGGTGTCGTGGCCTGGGTAGCTCGGACCGCTACGGACTTTCAGGAGTTCGAGCAGGCGGCAGGAAAGTGGTTCCGTTTCGGGACGCCGTGA
- a CDS encoding DMT family transporter produces MNSKKFGYLYVLLAVAIFAGQDAFSKILGEKYPPIMVTMIRFWAFAAFVTILAAAAPGGIRAAASTKRPILQVLRGLLLVGEVVVVVIAFTTAGLAMSQSILQVTPLMVTLLSVPLLGERVGWRRGLAVVVGLLGVMVILDPLDVYFDLRLIIPLGASLLYALYGIATRAAGTSDSAVTSVFYAGVVGALAASAIGPFFWTPIAIEDWPAMAALCICGATSHYFLIKAYSHLTAVEVQPVTYLQLVLSVVLAVLVFDERLTPNMIVGAVIVVGAGLFTVWREHRREPLQTQLAGSGEQGDP; encoded by the coding sequence ATGAACAGCAAGAAATTCGGTTACCTGTACGTCCTTCTTGCAGTCGCAATCTTCGCCGGGCAGGACGCTTTCTCGAAGATCCTCGGTGAGAAGTACCCTCCGATCATGGTGACGATGATCAGGTTCTGGGCCTTCGCAGCGTTCGTGACGATCCTGGCTGCGGCGGCTCCGGGCGGGATCCGAGCCGCTGCCAGCACCAAACGTCCCATCCTGCAGGTGCTCCGCGGACTTCTGCTGGTCGGCGAGGTCGTGGTCGTGGTCATCGCGTTCACGACGGCTGGGCTTGCCATGAGCCAGTCTATCCTGCAGGTGACACCGCTAATGGTGACTCTGCTGTCTGTTCCGCTCCTCGGCGAACGTGTCGGCTGGCGGCGCGGGCTGGCGGTGGTTGTCGGCCTCCTCGGCGTCATGGTCATCCTAGACCCTCTCGACGTCTATTTCGACCTGCGCCTGATCATTCCGCTTGGTGCAAGCCTTCTCTACGCTCTCTACGGCATTGCGACACGAGCGGCGGGCACCAGCGACAGCGCGGTAACCAGCGTGTTCTACGCAGGCGTCGTCGGCGCGCTGGCGGCCTCGGCGATCGGACCGTTCTTCTGGACGCCGATTGCGATAGAGGACTGGCCGGCCATGGCGGCGCTCTGCATCTGCGGGGCGACGAGCCACTATTTCCTGATCAAGGCTTATAGCCATCTGACCGCCGTGGAAGTGCAGCCTGTCACATATCTTCAGCTCGTCCTGAGTGTGGTTTTGGCAGTCCTTGTGTTCGACGAGCGACTGACACCGAACATGATCGTCGGAGCCGTCATCGTGGTGGGAGCTGGCCTCTTCACAGTGTGGAGGGAGCATCGGCGGGAGCCGCTCCAGACGCAACTTGCTGGAAGTGGCGAACAGGGCGATCCGTAG
- a CDS encoding LacI family DNA-binding transcriptional regulator: MTIHDLARAADVSVSTVSKALNDNGRMALDTRERIKRIAREIGFRPNALAKGLLSNRSLTVGLLTNDTYGRFTLPVMAGISEALVDHGVSVFLCAIEDDPALGKIHVDAMLDKQVDGIIATGKRIDRSLPVDLTRLPVPVVYAFTQGEPNSVTLTSDDGHGAALATEWLRKLGRRRLVHVTGPSDFVSVRERAAAFRELAGSDARVLNGAWSEAWGHEAVAALWSSGDAKPDGIFCGNDQIARGVVDALRERGVAVPENVSVIGFDNWEIVAAQTRPPLTTIDMNLKELGREAGLTVLALAEGKNVEPGLRRLPCKLVVRQSCGGDGQPL, translated from the coding sequence GTGACGATTCACGATCTTGCCAGGGCAGCAGATGTGAGCGTGTCGACAGTATCCAAAGCGCTGAACGACAACGGTCGCATGGCTCTCGACACACGAGAGCGTATCAAGCGGATCGCCCGCGAGATCGGCTTCCGGCCCAACGCGCTCGCAAAAGGTCTGCTCAGCAACCGCAGCCTAACCGTCGGGCTTCTGACAAACGATACCTACGGCCGTTTCACCCTCCCTGTAATGGCCGGGATCTCCGAGGCGCTGGTCGATCACGGCGTCTCGGTTTTCCTTTGCGCGATCGAAGACGATCCGGCCCTTGGCAAGATCCACGTCGACGCGATGCTCGACAAGCAGGTGGACGGGATCATCGCGACTGGCAAGCGCATCGATCGAAGCCTGCCGGTCGACCTGACCAGACTGCCGGTTCCCGTCGTATACGCCTTCACTCAAGGTGAGCCGAACAGCGTGACGCTGACCTCCGACGATGGGCATGGCGCAGCTCTCGCGACGGAGTGGTTGCGAAAGCTGGGACGAAGGCGACTTGTCCACGTGACGGGGCCGTCCGATTTCGTCTCGGTCCGCGAGCGCGCTGCCGCGTTCCGCGAACTTGCAGGATCAGACGCTCGGGTCCTCAACGGCGCGTGGTCGGAGGCCTGGGGGCACGAGGCGGTCGCCGCCCTCTGGTCGTCTGGCGACGCGAAGCCGGACGGCATCTTCTGCGGCAACGACCAGATCGCGCGCGGCGTCGTCGATGCGTTGCGGGAGCGCGGCGTCGCTGTTCCGGAGAATGTCTCGGTCATCGGCTTCGACAACTGGGAGATCGTCGCGGCGCAGACCCGGCCGCCGCTGACCACCATCGACATGAATCTGAAGGAACTCGGGCGCGAGGCCGGTCTCACCGTGCTCGCGCTGGCAGAAGGCAAGAACGTGGAGCCGGGTCTCCGACGCCTGCCATGCAAGCTCGTGGTTCGCCAATCCTGTGGAGGGGATGGCCAGCCGTTGTGA
- a CDS encoding sugar ABC transporter substrate-binding protein translates to MLKKLLATTAVISAIMTTAASAETIAMWVRSGIGDSFKEVVKAYNAKGGDTVEMTEVPFAELVQKYATAIAGGQAPDALSLDLIYNPAFAAAGQLEDLTDWAKSLPYFNSLSPSHVKLGTYDGKIYGLPLSVETSIFAWNKDLYRKAGLDPEKAPKTWDEITANAEKIRALGDDTYGFYFSGGGCGGCMIFTFTPLVWGAGADILSEDGKTATLDTPQMRKAIDIYRNLVAKGTVPAGSASDNGVNFLSFTNGKIGQQSLGAFAIGTLVTQHPEIDFGVTLIPGVDGKPSSFAGGDNVVVTKGTPKLAAVKGFLDYVYSPDGQKIMAKFGSLPTRGDIADEVLQGLDPRLKVGIEAISVAKTPYTLQFNDLINSSNGPWATFINAAIYGDDVDSAFSNAQSEMQSIIDNAQ, encoded by the coding sequence ATGCTGAAGAAACTACTGGCCACTACGGCCGTGATATCTGCCATTATGACGACAGCGGCCTCTGCCGAGACGATCGCCATGTGGGTGCGTTCCGGTATCGGCGACTCCTTCAAGGAAGTCGTGAAGGCCTACAATGCCAAGGGAGGCGATACGGTCGAGATGACCGAGGTCCCCTTCGCCGAACTGGTGCAGAAGTATGCGACCGCGATCGCCGGCGGTCAGGCCCCGGATGCCCTGTCGCTCGACCTGATCTACAACCCAGCCTTCGCCGCCGCCGGCCAGCTTGAAGACCTGACCGACTGGGCGAAGTCGCTGCCCTACTTCAACTCTCTGTCGCCCTCGCACGTGAAGCTCGGCACCTATGACGGCAAGATCTACGGGCTGCCGCTCTCGGTGGAGACGTCCATCTTCGCCTGGAACAAGGACCTCTACCGGAAGGCGGGCCTCGATCCCGAAAAGGCACCCAAGACATGGGACGAGATCACCGCGAATGCCGAGAAGATCCGCGCGCTTGGCGATGACACGTACGGCTTCTACTTCTCCGGCGGCGGTTGCGGCGGCTGCATGATCTTCACCTTCACGCCGTTGGTGTGGGGAGCGGGTGCCGACATCCTGTCGGAAGACGGCAAGACGGCGACGCTCGACACTCCGCAGATGCGCAAAGCGATCGACATCTATCGCAACCTTGTCGCCAAAGGCACCGTGCCCGCCGGATCGGCTAGCGACAACGGCGTCAACTTCCTGAGCTTCACCAACGGCAAGATCGGCCAGCAGAGCCTCGGAGCATTCGCGATCGGCACATTGGTCACCCAGCATCCCGAGATCGACTTCGGCGTGACGTTGATTCCGGGGGTCGATGGGAAGCCATCCTCCTTTGCCGGTGGCGACAACGTCGTCGTTACGAAGGGCACGCCGAAGCTCGCCGCGGTCAAGGGCTTCCTCGACTACGTCTATTCGCCGGACGGGCAGAAGATCATGGCCAAGTTCGGCAGCCTGCCGACCCGCGGCGACATCGCCGACGAAGTCCTTCAGGGTCTAGATCCGCGGCTCAAGGTCGGCATCGAGGCGATCTCTGTCGCCAAGACGCCCTACACGCTCCAGTTCAACGATCTGATCAACTCCTCGAACGGCCCCTGGGCCACGTTCATCAACGCCGCGATCTACGGCGATGACGTCGATTCGGCGTTCTCCAACGCCCAATCGGAAATGCAGTCGATCATCGACAACGCGCAGTGA
- a CDS encoding sugar ABC transporter permease — MQSSTMRAPRRRSRRTGWRGLAYIAPAMLLVLVFFVLPVLFTVWMSFHKWPLLGLPTFNWGANYARLMTDTRFFAALGFTAYYTLVVTIAIFVVAFPLAILVEKQRPFVSAYRTVIFLPVVVGLASASLLWVWLANVDSGLFAPLFQRLGLTNGRINLLASFDTAFLTIIVMVVWKIAGFTMIILLTGLQAIPADLTEAARIDGARRWQRFRHLTLPLMRRTLALALILSVTGSILAFDQFYIMTSGGPQNRMISVVYYIFNQSFVSFNLGYGAALSIVLLAILVSLSVVQLWLLRVREGEQ; from the coding sequence ATGCAATCCTCGACCATGCGCGCCCCGCGCCGGCGGTCTCGCCGTACGGGCTGGCGCGGGCTCGCCTACATCGCGCCGGCCATGTTGCTGGTGTTGGTCTTCTTCGTCCTGCCGGTACTGTTCACGGTCTGGATGAGCTTCCACAAGTGGCCGCTGCTCGGCCTCCCGACCTTCAACTGGGGTGCCAACTACGCCCGCCTCATGACGGATACGCGCTTCTTCGCCGCCCTCGGCTTCACCGCCTACTATACGCTGGTGGTGACGATCGCGATCTTCGTGGTGGCCTTCCCCCTGGCCATCCTGGTCGAAAAGCAGCGCCCCTTCGTTTCCGCCTATCGGACAGTGATCTTCCTGCCGGTGGTCGTCGGACTCGCTTCGGCCTCTCTTCTCTGGGTGTGGCTCGCGAACGTCGACAGCGGCCTGTTCGCACCGCTCTTCCAGCGATTGGGGCTGACGAATGGCCGGATCAACCTGCTTGCTAGTTTCGACACGGCCTTCCTCACCATCATCGTTATGGTGGTCTGGAAGATCGCCGGTTTCACCATGATCATCCTGCTGACCGGCCTTCAGGCCATTCCGGCCGACCTCACGGAGGCGGCCCGGATCGATGGTGCGCGGCGCTGGCAGCGCTTCCGCCACCTGACCCTGCCGCTGATGCGGCGCACGCTTGCGCTCGCGCTCATCTTGTCGGTGACCGGCTCGATCCTCGCATTCGACCAGTTCTACATCATGACCTCGGGTGGGCCGCAGAACCGCATGATCTCCGTCGTCTACTACATCTTCAATCAGTCCTTCGTCTCGTTCAATCTCGGCTACGGCGCGGCCCTGTCGATCGTGCTCCTGGCCATCCTTGTGTCGCTCAGCGTCGTCCAGCTCTGGCTGCTCCGGGTGCGGGAGGGAGAACAATGA
- a CDS encoding carbohydrate ABC transporter permease → MTDRRARRARRAAIDAVAYHAVGIGTAIFFLAPFIVMVLSSFRSNAESGTPPLPPWPRMGFSIDAYRALDGFGAGIWQHTVNSLVVSLGTVVLTVAVSVMAGYGFSRYRFPFKNALFVLIIATLMIPFQSILTPLFIILAKLGLNNSLFGLMLVYVTLQLPFSVFMMRNAFDAVPKEIEEAARIDGARDLRLLARVLLPLVMPGVATVSIFAFLNAWNEFFAALVLLSSNDNYTLPVLMTAVRAGRLGAINWGAVQAGVTVMVVPCLIMFLLLQRYYMRGLMAGAVK, encoded by the coding sequence ATGACCGACCGGCGAGCGCGCAGAGCGCGGCGGGCCGCCATCGATGCAGTCGCATATCATGCAGTCGGCATCGGTACGGCCATCTTCTTCCTCGCACCCTTCATCGTCATGGTGCTCTCGTCCTTTCGCTCGAATGCCGAGTCGGGCACGCCGCCGCTGCCGCCCTGGCCGCGGATGGGCTTCAGTATCGATGCCTATCGCGCGCTCGACGGTTTCGGCGCGGGCATCTGGCAGCACACGGTCAACTCGCTCGTCGTCTCGCTGGGCACGGTTGTGCTGACCGTCGCCGTCAGCGTCATGGCCGGCTACGGGTTCTCCCGCTACCGTTTCCCGTTCAAGAACGCGCTGTTCGTCCTGATCATCGCGACGCTGATGATCCCGTTCCAGTCGATCCTGACGCCGCTCTTCATCATCCTCGCGAAGCTCGGCCTCAACAACTCGCTGTTCGGGCTGATGCTTGTCTACGTGACGCTGCAACTGCCGTTCTCGGTCTTCATGATGCGCAACGCGTTCGACGCGGTGCCGAAGGAGATCGAGGAGGCGGCCCGGATCGACGGAGCGCGCGACCTGCGCCTCCTCGCCCGCGTGCTTCTGCCGCTCGTGATGCCTGGAGTGGCGACCGTCTCGATCTTCGCGTTCCTCAACGCCTGGAACGAGTTCTTCGCCGCGCTCGTGCTGCTCTCGTCCAACGACAACTACACGCTGCCCGTTCTGATGACTGCCGTACGTGCTGGTCGCCTCGGCGCGATCAACTGGGGTGCCGTCCAGGCCGGGGTCACGGTCATGGTCGTGCCATGCCTGATCATGTTCCTTCTTCTTCAACGCTACTACATGCGCGGGCTGATGGCCGGCGCGGTGAAATAA
- a CDS encoding glycoside hydrolase family 127 protein, whose product MSHKDRQFRPVTVPSVTLSGFWGQWQDAVSETTAAILLDRCEAAGMIQAIDVDQPSPGVVIPIAPWGGSTQMFWDSDLGKSIETIAFSLYRKPNPELEARADAIIDLYEKLQDKDGYLNAWFQRVQPDRRWTNLRDHHELYCAGHLMEAAVAYYQATGKRKLLDIMCRYADYMLTVFGEGEGQMPGYDGHEEIELALVKLARVTGEPKYLDLSKFFVDQRGTEPHFFTEEAQRDGRDASDFHQRTYEYGQAHQPVRDQRKVVGHAVRAMYLYSGMADIATEYRDDSLTEALEGLWDDLTTKQMYITGGIGPAASNEGFTDYFDLPNDTAYAETCASVGLVFWANRMLGRGPNRRYADVMEQALYNGALPGLALDGKTFFYENPLESTGKHHRWTWHHCPCCPPNIARLVTSIGSYMYAVADDEIAIHLYGESTMTCELANGSEVTLKQKTEYPWDGAIGLEIGLGSPARFALSLRIPEWAEGATLAVNGTPVDVSSTLIDGYARLDRDWQDGDRVELVLPLVLRPQFANPRVRQDAGRVALMRGPLVYCVETTDNGDDLNAIVVPKTIPEGSTVMLPELNGAVAIDLTLQREDAGRWGDALYRSRPADRSDARVRLIPYHLWDNRTPGEMLVWMQAD is encoded by the coding sequence ATGAGCCACAAAGACCGCCAGTTCCGCCCCGTCACCGTCCCCTCCGTCACGCTCTCGGGCTTCTGGGGTCAGTGGCAGGATGCCGTCAGCGAGACGACAGCCGCCATCCTGCTCGACCGCTGCGAGGCCGCCGGCATGATCCAGGCGATCGACGTCGATCAGCCCTCTCCGGGCGTCGTCATTCCGATCGCTCCGTGGGGCGGCTCGACCCAGATGTTCTGGGACTCCGACCTCGGGAAGTCGATCGAGACGATCGCCTTCTCGCTCTACCGCAAGCCGAACCCGGAACTCGAAGCGCGGGCCGACGCGATCATCGATCTCTATGAGAAGCTGCAGGACAAGGACGGATATTTGAACGCCTGGTTCCAGCGCGTGCAGCCGGACCGTCGCTGGACCAATCTGCGCGACCATCACGAACTCTACTGCGCCGGCCATCTGATGGAAGCCGCGGTGGCCTACTACCAGGCGACGGGCAAGCGCAAGCTGCTCGATATCATGTGCCGCTACGCCGATTACATGCTGACGGTCTTCGGCGAGGGCGAGGGGCAGATGCCCGGCTATGACGGGCACGAGGAGATCGAGCTGGCGCTGGTGAAGCTGGCCCGCGTCACCGGCGAACCCAAATATCTCGATCTGTCGAAGTTCTTCGTCGACCAGCGCGGCACCGAGCCGCACTTCTTCACCGAGGAGGCCCAGCGCGATGGCCGCGACGCTTCCGACTTCCACCAGCGCACCTACGAATACGGCCAGGCGCATCAGCCTGTCCGCGACCAGCGCAAGGTCGTCGGCCATGCGGTGCGGGCCATGTACCTCTATTCGGGTATGGCGGATATTGCGACCGAGTATCGCGACGACAGTCTCACCGAGGCGCTGGAGGGGCTGTGGGACGATCTGACAACGAAGCAGATGTACATCACCGGCGGGATCGGACCGGCCGCTTCCAACGAGGGCTTCACCGACTATTTCGACCTGCCGAACGACACGGCCTACGCCGAAACCTGCGCTTCCGTCGGACTGGTCTTCTGGGCCAACCGCATGCTCGGTCGAGGGCCGAACCGCCGCTATGCCGACGTCATGGAGCAGGCGCTCTACAACGGTGCCCTGCCGGGTCTCGCGCTCGACGGAAAGACGTTTTTCTACGAGAACCCGCTCGAAAGCACCGGCAAGCATCACCGCTGGACCTGGCACCACTGCCCATGCTGCCCGCCGAATATCGCCCGGCTCGTCACCTCGATCGGTTCCTACATGTATGCGGTCGCCGATGACGAGATCGCCATCCACCTCTACGGCGAAAGCACGATGACCTGCGAGCTTGCGAACGGTTCCGAGGTGACGCTGAAGCAGAAGACCGAGTATCCCTGGGACGGCGCGATCGGTCTCGAGATCGGTCTGGGATCGCCTGCTCGCTTCGCCCTGTCGCTGCGCATCCCCGAATGGGCGGAGGGTGCGACGCTCGCGGTGAACGGTACGCCGGTGGACGTCTCTTCGACACTGATCGACGGTTACGCGCGCCTGGATCGCGACTGGCAGGATGGCGATCGGGTGGAGCTTGTCCTACCGCTTGTGCTCAGGCCGCAATTCGCAAATCCCCGCGTGCGCCAGGATGCGGGTCGCGTGGCCCTCATGCGCGGCCCGCTCGTCTATTGCGTCGAGACGACCGACAACGGTGACGATCTCAATGCCATCGTCGTGCCGAAAACGATCCCCGAAGGCTCGACCGTAATGCTGCCGGAACTGAACGGTGCGGTCGCTATCGACCTGACCCTTCAGCGCGAGGACGCGGGACGCTGGGGCGACGCCCTTTACCGCAGCCGTCCGGCGGACCGAAGCGACGCCAGGGTCCGGCTCATTCCCTATCACCTGTGGGATAACCGGACGCCTGGAGAGATGCTTGTCTGGATGCAGGCGGACTGA
- a CDS encoding sn-glycerol-3-phosphate ABC transporter ATP-binding protein UgpC: MKGTSLVLRDVRKSYGALQVIHGIDLKVQDGEFVVFVGPSGCGKSTLLRMIAGLEEVTDGEIAIKGRDVTDLDPSDRGIAMVFQSYALYPHMSVGDNLAFGLKMADTPKDEIARRVAHASSILKIQPLLDRRPGQLSGGQRQRVAIGRAIVREPDIFLFDEPLSNLDAELRVSMRIEIAKLHRQLGNTMVYVTHDQTEAMTLADRIVVLRDGRVEQVGSPRRIYEDPDNMFVAGFIGSPRMNLLNAVSRGQGTISLAGAELSGLPERADLRPGDPLWFGIRPEHMSLARADEEGIPVRVEFTEYLGSTRFLYATLEDGQSLTAELTGDAEIANGATVRLTLPFDRRRFFDEGGSRIR, encoded by the coding sequence ATGAAAGGAACCAGTCTCGTCTTGCGCGACGTGCGCAAGAGCTACGGCGCGCTTCAGGTGATCCACGGCATCGACCTCAAGGTGCAGGATGGCGAATTCGTGGTGTTCGTCGGCCCTTCCGGCTGCGGGAAGTCCACGCTTTTGCGGATGATCGCAGGGCTGGAGGAAGTGACTGACGGCGAGATCGCCATCAAAGGGCGTGACGTGACGGATCTCGATCCGTCGGATCGCGGCATCGCCATGGTCTTCCAGTCCTACGCGCTCTACCCGCATATGAGCGTCGGCGACAATCTCGCCTTTGGGCTGAAGATGGCAGATACACCGAAGGATGAGATCGCCCGACGGGTGGCGCACGCCTCCTCGATCTTGAAGATCCAGCCCTTGCTGGACCGCCGGCCGGGACAGCTTTCGGGCGGCCAACGGCAGCGCGTGGCGATCGGCCGCGCGATCGTCCGCGAGCCGGACATTTTCCTGTTTGATGAACCGCTGTCAAATCTCGACGCCGAGTTGCGGGTATCGATGCGCATCGAGATCGCCAAGCTCCATCGCCAGCTTGGCAACACCATGGTCTACGTGACCCATGATCAGACGGAGGCCATGACGCTCGCCGACAGGATCGTCGTGCTGCGCGACGGACGGGTCGAACAGGTGGGCTCGCCGCGCCGGATCTACGAGGATCCCGACAATATGTTCGTCGCGGGCTTCATTGGTTCGCCGCGGATGAACCTCCTCAATGCTGTTTCGCGGGGACAGGGCACGATTTCCTTGGCCGGAGCAGAGCTCTCCGGCTTGCCCGAGCGGGCGGACCTCCGTCCCGGCGACCCGTTGTGGTTCGGCATCCGCCCCGAGCATATGTCGCTTGCTAGGGCCGACGAGGAAGGCATTCCGGTCCGGGTGGAGTTCACGGAGTATCTGGGATCTACCCGCTTCCTCTATGCTACGCTCGAGGATGGCCAGAGCCTGACGGCCGAGCTGACCGGCGACGCGGAAATTGCCAACGGAGCGACGGTGCGGCTGACGCTGCCGTTCGATCGCCGCCGCTTCTTCGACGAAGGCGGATCCAGGATCCGATAG
- a CDS encoding LysR substrate-binding domain-containing protein codes for MLKMPSLSAMRIFESAARLGSFRSAAEELHLSPSAVSHAVAKLESDLGVALFERTTRHVRLTLAGQTLLAHTASAFEELRRGIERISSNAASLLRLHCAPSYAAKVLSPRLPQFLRENPGVEVRVAASTSYARFVDGLFDADIVYGEPVDRGDLIVVPLGEEIVSPLCAPDVALRLNSPIDLLSQPLIRSDLKRIQWIDWFEANGLGPAPGPSMSFDRSFLAIDAAANGLGVALESNVLAHRELANGQLVRPFGPTFRHNRYIGHYLAYPKSGSQRRLARKFADWLVDFR; via the coding sequence ATGCTAAAAATGCCTTCGCTTTCCGCTATGCGTATTTTCGAATCAGCCGCGCGTCTCGGATCGTTCCGCAGCGCCGCGGAGGAACTGCACCTTTCGCCAAGCGCGGTCAGTCACGCGGTCGCTAAGCTCGAGAGTGATCTTGGAGTCGCTTTGTTCGAGAGAACGACCCGTCACGTGCGACTGACGCTCGCGGGTCAGACCCTGCTCGCGCATACGGCTAGCGCTTTCGAAGAATTGCGTCGTGGAATTGAGCGAATTTCATCGAATGCAGCTTCGCTACTGAGATTGCACTGCGCGCCTAGTTACGCTGCTAAAGTCCTTTCCCCCCGTCTTCCGCAGTTCCTGCGCGAGAATCCAGGCGTGGAAGTGCGCGTCGCGGCGAGCACGAGCTATGCGCGCTTTGTAGATGGTCTCTTTGATGCCGATATTGTCTATGGCGAACCTGTCGATCGAGGAGATCTCATCGTCGTTCCACTGGGTGAGGAGATTGTTTCCCCGCTTTGTGCCCCCGATGTAGCACTGAGACTCAATTCGCCCATTGACCTACTGTCGCAGCCCCTGATCCGAAGTGACCTCAAGCGAATCCAATGGATCGACTGGTTCGAAGCTAACGGTCTTGGTCCAGCGCCGGGTCCGTCGATGAGCTTCGACCGAAGCTTCCTGGCTATCGACGCCGCAGCGAACGGCCTTGGCGTCGCTCTGGAGTCGAATGTCCTAGCACACAGAGAACTAGCGAACGGTCAATTGGTCCGCCCATTTGGGCCGACATTCCGGCACAATCGATATATCGGCCATTATCTCGCATATCCGAAGTCAGGATCTCAACGACGTCTGGCCAGGAAGTTTGCCGACTGGTTGGTGGACTTCAGGTAA